AGGGGAAGCCGACGAGGCGATCCGTCTTCACCGCGATCTCGCGAGGGACGGGAGAGAGAAAAAACGCGCGCGGGCCGATCTCGCTTCGCTTCTCGCGCGAACCGGCCGCACCGAGAAGGCGATCGCGCTTCTCGACTCGATCGTCGCCGAGAACCCCTCGGACGCCGTCTCCCTCGCCAACCTCGGAGCCGCGCGCATGAGTCAGGGAGAGGACGCTCTCGCGGAGGAGCTTCTCCGAAGAGCGATCACGCTCGATCCGGAGTCGCCCGAGGCGCATCTCAACCTCGCGCTCCTCAAGACGCGCCAGGGAAGGCCGGAGGAGGCGATCCGGCTCTTCGAGCGCCATCTCGAGATCGATCCTCTCTCGGAACGCGGGCTCTTCAACTCCGGCGTCGCGCGCGCGATGAGCGGCGATCCGGAGGGGGCGATTCGGGATTGGGAACGGCTTCGCACGATCCGTCCCGAATACCCGAACCTCGAGGCGAACCTCGCGCGGGCGCGGGAGCTTCTCGGCGGACGGCCGTAGGTTGGATCAGGCGGAAAGGAAACGCGCATCGCGCGCCGCGGTCTCTTCGAGAAGCCGGGCGATCGGCTCGATCCCCGCGAGATCCTCTTTATCGAAATCATCGACGTTGCGACTATCGATGTCGAGAACACCCCATACGAAGCCCGAGGGCGCGCGAAGCGGGATCACGATCTCGGAGCGGCTTTCCGGGTCGCACGCGATGTGTCCGGGGAACGCGTGCACGTCGGGCACGACGAGGGCTTCGTTCTTCTCCCATGCGGTCCCGCAAACGCCCCTTCCCCGGGCGATCCGCACGCAGGCGGGCCTGCCCTGGAACGGTCCAAGCACGAGCTCATCCCCCGAGACCCGATAGAACCCGACCCACGAGAAGGGAAGCGCCTCGAAGAGAATCGCCGCCGCGTTGGCGAGGTTCGCGACGGCGTCGTTCTCCCCATCCGCGACGGAGCGGATCTCCTCGAGCGCCCACCGATACGCTTTCAGTCGGTCCCGTTCCATGCGCGTCCCTCCAAGAGAAAGAGCCGGTGCGGGGCTTT
This Candidatus Eisenbacteria bacterium DNA region includes the following protein-coding sequences:
- a CDS encoding GAF domain-containing protein — encoded protein: MERDRLKAYRWALEEIRSVADGENDAVANLANAAAILFEALPFSWVGFYRVSGDELVLGPFQGRPACVRIARGRGVCGTAWEKNEALVVPDVHAFPGHIACDPESRSEIVIPLRAPSGFVWGVLDIDSRNVDDFDKEDLAGIEPIARLLEETAARDARFLSA